The DNA window TTGCCCGGACCAATATTAAAGCCTACCGAAAAGACGTTACTGCCCGTATTCATACAGGGGATCCAGACCGGCGTGCTAAATTATTAGATAAGCAGAAACGTGGGAAGAAACGGATGAAGGCTGTCGGAAAAGTTGATATTCCTCAGGCCGCCTTTATGGCCGTTTTGAAGACCGATGAGCAATTGGATGAGAAGTAAATGTTGATGTAACAGGATTTAACATATTTAAAAATCACAAAGTAGACCAATATTTTATCAGTTTTCCCTTAATTTTCCCTTATGCGGGATTAGGGCTCTTCGTCAAGAAGTACTGATGAGAAAATAAAATAATTTTACTAAGCAGCTTGTGCCTGGACTTTGGCATGAGCTGTTTGTTTAGTGCGCCCGGCATGGGTATTAGCTAGGTGGTGAAAGTCCGCTATGGGCCGTAGTAGTCGGAACCATGAGCTGAGGACAAGGGTGTCCACCGTGAGGTGGAATCTGAAGGAAGTCTAAGGCAAAGTACTGCATCGATGAACAAGAAGTAGCTATAAGGCTGGAATTAACTGGATAAGGCTGCTAGACAAGTTGAAGTCCAATACTACTCGAAGTTGGTCTCAGTAAAGCTAACGATGACATGGTACGAAAGCTAATATTCTTACCCGGGGTGATCTGGCCTACACGTTTCCGACAAGAGGAATAAGTTTAATTTCCACAGAAACAAGCGGTGCAGTGATGCAGTGTTGAGTAAGCCAGAAGTCAGCCGAGGTCATAGTAGTTTGAATAATCAGATGAAGGACTGAACGACAATAACTTGTAACTTATATCGGAGGTGTAATCAGGTGCGACAATCGCAGAAAACAGAACAACAAGCTGACCGCTTGTCGAGGATAGGTTTGGAAAACCGAAAGTACACAAGGGCGCGTAGTACCGGTTATGGTGAAGGTAAAGGTATGAGTGTCACTATCCAAGACCTGGTCTTGGATCGCAATAACCTTAATCAGGCTTATTTGCGAGTTAAGAGAAATAAAGGAGCAGCAGGCGTTGACGATATGACAGTCAATGACCTTCTGCCATATCTCAGAGAAAATAAGACGGAACTGATCGCTAGTTTGCGTGAGGGCAAGTATAAACCAGCTCCAGTCAAACGGGTAGAAATTCCGAAGCCTAATGGTGGAGTAAGAAGACTTGGAATACCAACGGTGGTGGACCGAATGGTTCAACAAGCTGTAGCCCAAATTCTTACGCCTATCTTTGAGCGTATTTTCTCTGATAATAGCTTTGGCTTCCGTCCCCACCGTGGGGCCCATGACGCTATTTCAAAAGTAGTAGATCTTTATAATCAAGGTTATCGAAGAGTTGTCGACTTAGACCTAAAAGCCTATTTTGATAACGTTAATCATGACTTGATGATTAAGTATCTCCAACAATATATTGATGACCCATGGACACTAAGACTCATTCGTAAGTTTCTAACTAGCGGAGTCTTAGACCATGGGCTTTTCGCTAAGAGTGAAAAAGGAACCCCACAAGGAGGGCCATTGTCACCACTACTGGCGAACATCTATCTAAATGAGTTGGACGAAGAGTTGACTAGACGTGGTCACCACTTTGTGCGCTATGCGGATGATTGTAACATCTATGTTAAAAGTCAACGAGCCGGAGAACGAGTAATGCGAAGCATTACCCAGTTTCTAGAAAAGCGCTTGAAAGTTAAAGTGAACCCAGATAAAACCAAAGTCGGTAGCCCGCTACGGTTGAAGTTTCTTGGCTTTTCGTTGGGTGTAGACCACAATGGGGCCTACGCCCGTCCAGCTAAGCAATCGCAACAACGAGTAAAGAAAGCACTGAAGTTATTAACTAAACGTAATCGTGGAATATCTCTGACAAGAATGTTTGAAGAAATTCATCGAAAAATGCGTGGGTGGCTTCAGTACTACTCAATTGGGAAACTAACTAACTTTATTCAACGCCTTGACAAGTGGTTGAGGGTCCGAATAAGGCAGTATATTTGGAAGCAATGGAAAAAGTTTAAAACTAAGGTAACTAACTTACAGAAGTTGGGGCTGTCCCAGCGTGATGCATATGTCTTCGCTAGTACCCGAAAGGGCTACTGGCGAACTGCACATAGTAAGACCTTGAGCTATTCTCTAACTAATAGAAAACTGGAACAACTCGGACTTATGAATATGTCCAAGACGCTCCAGTCAATTCAATGTGATTAAGTTGTCGAACCGCCGTATACGGAACCGTACGTACGGTGGTGTGAGAGGTCGATAATTGAACTAATCAATTATCTCCTACTCGATTTTCTCCGGTTTATTGCAATGTAGGTATTTGGTAATGCAAGGAGGATTCTAATTCGGAAATTAAAGAAATTACGAAAGCCATAAGCAGTTCGTTTAATAACTTTAATTTTATTGTTAGTTCCTTCAACGGGACCATTTGTATAGGTATCATATTTAAAACTATTGTAAATTTCTTGTTTATGTCTGCGAAGAGTACGCTGAACTTTTTGCAGTGCTTGGGGAAGCTGCGTCCATTTAATCGCGAGTAAGTTTTTTAATTCTTTCTTGCTACGATGAGCAATCACCAGAATTAAGTTTTGATAGTATTCATAAGCCCTTTTTAGTTCATTATCAAAGCTTAGAAGACGATGAATGACTTCCACATCGGTTAATTGAGCGTAACTAAAGTTACGCCTTGACCAATAATTATCATATTTAAGCTCATTAGCAGGCGTTAGGAGTAATTTCCAAAAGTGCTTAAGTGCACGCCATTTATGAATGCCAGCACCGGCACGATTCATTACTTGGATCCTAATTTTGTTAAATGCACGATATGCTTGAGCAACAATATGAAAATGATCAGCGATAATTAAAGCCTGGGGGAAAAGCTCATGAATCAAATGGCGGTAAGGAGTGTACAAGTCAACCGTTACTGTTTGAACTGCTAAGCGTGCTGAACGGTCATATCGAAGAAAGTATTTTCGCAGATAGCTATTTTTACGTGACAAGATAATATCAAGCGTCCGCTTATTTTCAATATTCATTAGAATCATACTCATTCCGCTGGGGGCAAAGCGACCAGACTTAAAATCATCAAAGGCAATATGGCGAGGTAACCAATGATAGTTAGGCTTGAAAACTGATCAAGATTTGTAATGACTCGTCTAATTGTCCAGTCAGAGACATTTAATTCTTTGGCTAAATCACTTTGTGATTCGTTTTTTGTTAGAAGCATCATTGCCCGTTGTTTTATCGCTAAAGAGATATGATTACGATAATGAATATCTTCAACGGCTGCTAATTTAGTAACCACTTCAGGACAAGAAGAAGAAGCTTTACAGATATATTTTTGCTTTTTAATCGACCAGATTGTTGGCTTAAAGTGAAGCTCTGGTCCCAAGCAATTAACTGTTTTATAGCCATTTTTACACATTAAGTGTCCATATTTTGGGCAATGCATGGGGTAAGTTTGAATAAGATGGACAATGATTTGATTAGGTTGATCTTCAATTGGGTTATCAAAATTCTTTTCATCTAGTTTGAGGTAAGGATCTTTAATTCCTAAGATAGTTTTGATAGAATTGTTCATGAAAGATGGTCCTTTCTTAGCGAAGACGGGGTCCAACCATCTTTCGCTTTTTTATTTTAAATTTTAAACAAATAAAGCCCTGATGTTAAATCCATCAGTACTTAAAATTGTAAAGCCGGGATTTTAAGGGAAAGGTAGAATATTAGTCTACTTTTCTTTTAAATATTAAAATTCATTAAGTTATCAAATAGATTTGCGGTTTCGCGTTTCCTATACCAATATCAGATTTTTTGTTTTCAAACTAAAAAGAGGCTCGCCCTCTAATACAATAAAATCGCCAAATCACATAGAAAAGAAGGTACCCCCATAAATAATAATACAAGGACTCTCCTCGATTTAACAGATTCTCATTCAAATTTTTTCATCATTCGATTAAACATGGTGGGTTTTTATACTCGCTCAATACTGCAGGCTTCACCAAATTAGCGTATCATAGATAATGTAATCGCTATTATTTGAGGAGAAAATAAATATGCAAAATAAAGATGCTTGTACATCAATCATGGTCGGTAAAAAGGCTTCTCTCGACGGTGCTAATTATATTGCTCGTAATGAAGATCGCGTAAAAGCAATTGAACCCAAGCGATTTTTAGTAAAACCGGCAGTAAAAGGACGCCACAAAACCTACGTATCACCTTACAATAAAGTAACTGTAGCCTTGCCGGAAGAGGGAATGCGTTATACTTCTACGCCTACCCTTGATCAAACAGCAGGACCTAATGAAGAAGATGGAATTAATGAAGCAAATATGGCAGCTTCCTTTACTGAGAGTGTTTATGCAAACGATCGGGTGTTAGCATATGATCCATACGTAAAAAATGGCCTGGCAGAAGACTCACTTTGTACTTTAGTATTACCGTATATTCATTCTGCCCGTGAAGGAGTTGAATATACTGGAAAATTAATTGCTGAATTGGGTTCTGCTGAGGGAAACGGAATGCAATTTGCAGATGCAGATGAGATTTGGTATATGGAAGTAGTAACTGGTCACCAATGGGTTGCAGTTCGGATTCCTGATGATTGTTATGCTGTTACTCCTAACCAGGTAGCGATTGAAGATATTGATTTTGACGATCCTGATAATTATATGTGGGCCGATGGAATTCAAGAGTTTGTTGAAGAATACCAATTAAACCCTGACCATGACCGGTGGGATTTCCGCCATATTTTTGGTACTAGTACACAAAAAGACCGTCACTACAATACACCGCGGACCTGGTTTGCTCAACGTTACCTTAGTCCTAATGCTTCATTAGGCCAACGTCCCGAAGATTCTGAAATGCCATTTATTCGTAAGGCTGAATTTAAGATTGCTAATGAAGACATCCAATATGTTTTAAAATCGCATTTTAATGAGACACCTTACGATCCAATGGGGGATGCTCCTGAACGTAAGACTTACCGGGCTATCTCTTTATCACGGACGGCCCAATCACATATTTTACAAGTGCGCAATCTGAATAAATATAAAACAAGTATTCATTGGATTGAATTAGGGGTCCCAGCCTTTAACCCTTATGTTCCGTTTTTTGCTAATGCTGACGATACTGATGAATCATATCGAAACGTACCGGAAAAAATGAACTTAGAGTCTGCATTCTGGTTAAATGAAGCCTTAGCAGAGGTTGTTGAAAGTCATTATCAAGAATTTATGGAAAAAGATGAAGACTACCAAAAGGAGCTAAATGAATGGGCACGCCGTAAAATTGCGCAGGTTGATAAAGAAGCAGCTAGTCTTGAAAGGCAGGCATTAACTGATTATCTAACTGGGCAAAATCATGAAATAGCTACCCATTATAATGAACGAACAAAGGCACTCTTCTTTGAATTATTAACTGAAGGCTGTGAGCTTTCAAAGATGTCATTTAAGATGGATCCCAACCTTTAAGCGACTTTGAATATTGACATTTTTCTCTTTGCTATTAAAATATAATTAATATAAAATGAGAGAAGGATGAAAATGAGACTTCAAGCAACCTATGAACGACATTATCTAGTAGAAGTTTTTACAAAATTGGGATTTAACCAGGATGACAGTCAATTATTAGCAGACACTTTAGTTGATGCGGATTTACGTGGGATCTCATCTCATGGAATTCAACGATTAGCATGGTATCGCCGGATGATTAAAGAGGGAACGATTATTCCCCAAAATAAGGCTAAAATCATTCGTGAGTTACCAGGCTCTGTCCTCGTTGACGCTAACCAAAATATGGGACAGCTCGCGACGGTTTTAGCGACTCAAAAAATAATTGAAAAGGCTAAGAAAACAGGGGTAGCAATTGCGGTTATTCGCAATTCTAATCACTTCGGCACCGCTGGTTACTATACAAGATTAGCGTTAGAAGCTGGATTGGTAGGAGTCGCCCTTACTAACACTCGTCCCTTGGTAGTCCCAACTAATGCTACTCAGGCTTTTCTTGGGTCTAATGCCTTTGCGTTTGGCTTTCCTGCTTCTCCACATCCATTTATGTTTGATGGTGCTACTTGTGTTGTTTCCGGTGGAAAAATTCAAGTTCATGCTAAAAAAGGCGAACCGTTGCCAGGTGAATGGGCAGTTGATAAAGATCGGCAGGTAGTAACTGATGCGCAAGAGGCAGAAGATATTCTTGCCACCGCGGCCTTTACTGAAGGGGAACAAAAAGGTGGAGGAGTTCTCACTCTTGGCGGAAATGATGAGGAAAATTCTAATTATAAGGGGATGGGAAACTCGATTGTAATTGAATTATTGACGGGTATTTTAGCCCAAGGATCTATCTCTGCCGATACTGTTAGTGGCAAACATGATTTTAGCCAATTTGTAATGGTTCTTAATCCAGCATTCTTTGGTGATCCAGAGGTATTGAAGAAAGATGCCACATCAATGTTAAATCGAATTCGTCAGCTTGAACATATTCCTGGTAAAGAAATTTGGGTACCCGGTGATCGTGAGTACCGTTTATTAGCAGAAAATAAAGAAAAAGGTGTCACGATTGATGAAAAGACCTATCAAGAAATGAAAGAAATAGGAACTGAACTTGGTATTGATGTTCCTTAATAATTGATAAACTCTTCAAATTCTGATAAGCGAAAGTGGTACACTGAACATATGAGGAAAAAGGAGCATCTTAAATGGAAGATCGAGAATTAGTAATGTTTTGGCTCGCAGGTGATCATAAGTTAGCAATTCGAAAGGGGCTTACTTCGGCAATTTTAGCGAGTGAACTTAGAAAAAAGGGTTATAAAGATAAATTAATAGAAGACTTTCTTGATGATTTTGCACGTGACTTGAAAAATGATCAAAAATAGATATAAAAAAAGCTCCCAACGTTATTAACGCTGAGAGTTTTTTAGTAGCACAATAGTCTATCGTTTATTTATAAGATATGGCTTAATTATTACCTTGTAACTTTGCCATACCATTCTTAGCAACTTCTTCCAATTGCTTAGCAGAGTCGGCCATAGCCTTCTTTTCACGGTCATTAAGTGGAACTTCGATAACCTTTGCAACACCAGAAGCATTTACAACAGCTGGAGTACCAATGTAAAGGTCGTTAAGTCCGTATTCACCGTTCATTGGGGCACCGATAGGGAGAACAGAATTTTCATCACGAAGAATAGCCTTTGAAATCCGCATTAAAGCAGTGGCAACACCATAGAAGGTAGCACCTTTGCGGTTAATGATTTCGTATGCCTTGTTACGAACATCATCTTCAATCTTAAGTAATTCATCTTCTGAAATACCTTCATCCTTAGCGATATCAAGTAATGGCTTGCCACCAACAGTAGCACTTGAGTAAGCAGCAAATTCGGAATCACCGTGTTCACCCATAATGTTAGCAATAACATCACGAGGGTCAACATGAAGCTTCTTACCAAGAGCAACCCGAAGACGTGCGGAATCAAGTGAAGTACCTGAACCAACAACCTTGTTCTTAGGGAAGCCAGAAAGCTTTTGAACAGCATAGGTAAGGATATCAACTGGGTTAGCTGCAACTAAGAAGATTCCGTCAAAACCAGACTTAACGATTGGTTCTACAACGGACTTAATGATCTTCAAGTTCTTGTCAACTAATTGAAGACGAGTTTCACCAGGCTTTTGTGGAGCACCAGCAGTAATAACAACTAAATCAGCATCTTTGCAAGTGTCGTAATCTGCTGAGTAGATATTCTTAGGAGCGGTGAAGGCAGTAGCGTCTTCAAGGTCCATTGCGTCCCCTTCAGTCCGTTCCTTAATAATATCAACAATAGCAAATTCTTCAGCAATTCCTTGTTGTGCCATTGCGAAGGCGTAACTTGAACCGACAGCACCGTCACCAACAAGAACAACTTTTTGATGATTCTTAGACATAATAAACAGTCTCCCTTT is part of the Limosilactobacillus reuteri genome and encodes:
- the ltrA gene encoding group II intron reverse transcriptase/maturase, with amino-acid sequence MRQSQKTEQQADRLSRIGLENRKYTRARSTGYGEGKGMSVTIQDLVLDRNNLNQAYLRVKRNKGAAGVDDMTVNDLLPYLRENKTELIASLREGKYKPAPVKRVEIPKPNGGVRRLGIPTVVDRMVQQAVAQILTPIFERIFSDNSFGFRPHRGAHDAISKVVDLYNQGYRRVVDLDLKAYFDNVNHDLMIKYLQQYIDDPWTLRLIRKFLTSGVLDHGLFAKSEKGTPQGGPLSPLLANIYLNELDEELTRRGHHFVRYADDCNIYVKSQRAGERVMRSITQFLEKRLKVKVNPDKTKVGSPLRLKFLGFSLGVDHNGAYARPAKQSQQRVKKALKLLTKRNRGISLTRMFEEIHRKMRGWLQYYSIGKLTNFIQRLDKWLRVRIRQYIWKQWKKFKTKVTNLQKLGLSQRDAYVFASTRKGYWRTAHSKTLSYSLTNRKLEQLGLMNMSKTLQSIQCD
- a CDS encoding C69 family dipeptidase gives rise to the protein MQNKDACTSIMVGKKASLDGANYIARNEDRVKAIEPKRFLVKPAVKGRHKTYVSPYNKVTVALPEEGMRYTSTPTLDQTAGPNEEDGINEANMAASFTESVYANDRVLAYDPYVKNGLAEDSLCTLVLPYIHSAREGVEYTGKLIAELGSAEGNGMQFADADEIWYMEVVTGHQWVAVRIPDDCYAVTPNQVAIEDIDFDDPDNYMWADGIQEFVEEYQLNPDHDRWDFRHIFGTSTQKDRHYNTPRTWFAQRYLSPNASLGQRPEDSEMPFIRKAEFKIANEDIQYVLKSHFNETPYDPMGDAPERKTYRAISLSRTAQSHILQVRNLNKYKTSIHWIELGVPAFNPYVPFFANADDTDESYRNVPEKMNLESAFWLNEALAEVVESHYQEFMEKDEDYQKELNEWARRKIAQVDKEAASLERQALTDYLTGQNHEIATHYNERTKALFFELLTEGCELSKMSFKMDPNL
- a CDS encoding Ldh family oxidoreductase, whose amino-acid sequence is MRLQATYERHYLVEVFTKLGFNQDDSQLLADTLVDADLRGISSHGIQRLAWYRRMIKEGTIIPQNKAKIIRELPGSVLVDANQNMGQLATVLATQKIIEKAKKTGVAIAVIRNSNHFGTAGYYTRLALEAGLVGVALTNTRPLVVPTNATQAFLGSNAFAFGFPASPHPFMFDGATCVVSGGKIQVHAKKGEPLPGEWAVDKDRQVVTDAQEAEDILATAAFTEGEQKGGGVLTLGGNDEENSNYKGMGNSIVIELLTGILAQGSISADTVSGKHDFSQFVMVLNPAFFGDPEVLKKDATSMLNRIRQLEHIPGKEIWVPGDREYRLLAENKEKGVTIDEKTYQEMKEIGTELGIDVP
- a CDS encoding L-lactate dehydrogenase encodes the protein MSKNHQKVVLVGDGAVGSSYAFAMAQQGIAEEFAIVDIIKERTEGDAMDLEDATAFTAPKNIYSADYDTCKDADLVVITAGAPQKPGETRLQLVDKNLKIIKSVVEPIVKSGFDGIFLVAANPVDILTYAVQKLSGFPKNKVVGSGTSLDSARLRVALGKKLHVDPRDVIANIMGEHGDSEFAAYSSATVGGKPLLDIAKDEGISEDELLKIEDDVRNKAYEIINRKGATFYGVATALMRISKAILRDENSVLPIGAPMNGEYGLNDLYIGTPAVVNASGVAKVIEVPLNDREKKAMADSAKQLEEVAKNGMAKLQGNN